Below is a window of Gammaproteobacteria bacterium DNA.
TTTTAGTGCGAGCCAAATTCGTAAGGATCGAAATGGCCTCGTTAACTCCAGTGAATAATCCATTGGTGAATGTTGTTCATCAGGTCGTCGGTCTTGCAAATAATTTCCTGTATAATCAATAGTTTTTCTCAATTGTTCTCCCTGCTTGAACATAATTACACCGCAGCCATAAGGTAAAAATAAACCTTTATGTGGATCAAGCACTACAGAGTCAGCATTTTCAAGCCCAATCAGTACTGTTTGGGCTGCTTCGCATAATTTGAACATGCCGCCATAAGCAGCATCGACATGCAGCCACATAGCGTTTTTTTTGGTAATGGTAGCCAGATCCAATAATGGATCTACACGGCCGAGATTGGTACTGCCAGCCGTTGCAACGATCATCCATGGAATAAGTCCAGCACGTTGATCTTGCTGCACTAACGCACTTAAGCTTTCACTGTCAATAACGTGATTTTTTAGCGAAACCCTACGCACTACCAATTCCTTAGAAAACAAAATACGGAGTGCTTTTTCGCAGCAGTGATGCGTATGTTCAGAAATATAGACACACGTTTTGTGATAATTAGAAGGTCGAAGACGATGAACCTCACGAGCCACATAAAAAGCAGTGAGAGTCGCCTGCGAACCACCCGATGTAATATCGCCCCAAGCATCTTTACCATAGCCAATCACTTGGATTAACCACTGCATGACTTGTTCATGAATATGCACGGCAATAGGCGAAGTAAATGCATCGGCACTGAAAGCGTTAATGGAGGCCGCAAAGTGATCGGCCACGGCACCAATGTAAAGACCGCCTCCGGGCACAAAACCAAGATGTCCTGGAGAAGCAGCAACCAAACCAGCATTAACCATACCTGCTTCAACCGTACTTAACAGTGCTTCAAACGAAGTCGCCTGCGCAACATCTCGATTAAACTGATCCACCACTTCTGATCCAAATTTGGTGAACGCCGGTCCTACTGGCAGTTTGTCGAGAAATTGATTAATGAGCCGATCGGTTACTAACTGCCAAGTCTTGCGCTCGGCATCATTAGGCTCTAAACCAGCACTTCGAGTTTGCAATTCACGCAGTTGGTTTAACTGCTGCAAGGTGGCTAAAGGTGGTTGAGCAGAAGTTAACATTTCATTTTTTGACGCTGTTAGTTATTAAAGAGCAAGTTAACGACATGAAAATTAGGCTCTTTATTTAAAGAGTTTTCAGAAGCACTTCTTAATAAACTCCGTTTTAATTAAGCATGAATGGGGTAGCTGGGCAGTTACAACTTTTCTATATAAGATAATGCTTATCTTGTATTAAATTTATATAATCAACCATATGTTCTAGCAAATCAGAAAAGTTTT
It encodes the following:
- a CDS encoding Amino acid decarboxylase, with translation MLTSAQPPLATLQQLNQLRELQTRSAGLEPNDAERKTWQLVTDRLINQFLDKLPVGPAFTKFGSEVVDQFNRDVAQATSFEALLSTVEAGMVNAGLVAASPGHLGFVPGGGLYIGAVADHFAASINAFSADAFTSPIAVHIHEQVMQWLIQVIGYGKDAWGDITSGGSQATLTAFYVAREVHRLRPSNYHKTCVYISEHTHHCCEKALRILFSKELVVRRVSLKNHVIDSESLSALVQQDQRAGLIPWMIVATAGSTNLGRVDPLLDLATITKKNAMWLHVDAAYGGMFKLCEAAQTVLIGLENADSVVLDPHKGLFLPYGCGVIMFKQGEQLRKTIDYTGNYLQDRRPDEQHSPMDYSLELTRPFRSLRIWLALKTHGQSILADALNEKLLLAAYCRNQLRNIKYLVMVGHLDLSIFAFRYEHPACSNGNLATKQLLEVINAHGDVFLTSTMIDDYYVIRVAVLSFRTHLETIDKLIALIKSEVALLTSNITKSDINCINDDDLAFS